A single region of the Pseudomonas sp. VD-NE ins genome encodes:
- a CDS encoding DUF6124 family protein: protein MLNPPQNPPEIDDTTPYEFPGSKKFHEAAERALDHYLKPNALTLRFHKPSTMFQVAPEQDSESLLVHACESLAQASLMTSDIAAYIDLPQRRTILAIQQIIMLAELAVNRVLDNHEIPQSPSHS, encoded by the coding sequence GTGCTCAATCCCCCTCAAAATCCACCTGAAATCGACGACACCACCCCCTACGAATTCCCCGGCTCAAAGAAATTCCACGAAGCCGCCGAACGCGCCCTCGACCACTACCTCAAACCCAACGCCCTCACCCTGCGCTTCCACAAACCCAGCACCATGTTCCAGGTCGCACCGGAACAGGACAGCGAAAGCCTGCTGGTTCACGCCTGCGAATCACTGGCACAGGCCAGCCTCATGACCAGCGACATCGCCGCCTACATCGACCTGCCGCAACGGCGCACGATTCTGGCGATTCAGCAGATCATCATGCTCGCCGAACTGGCGGTGAATCGGGTGCTGGATAACCACGAAATACCGCAATCCCCTTCACACAGCTAA
- a CDS encoding DUF6124 family protein, which produces MFKPTPNPPETDDTTPYEFPGSKKFHEAAERALDHYLKPNALTLRFHKPSTMFQVAPEQDSESLLVHACESLAQASLMTSDIAAYIDLPQRRTILAIQQIIMLAELAVNRVLDNHEIPQSPSHS; this is translated from the coding sequence ATGTTCAAACCAACGCCTAATCCACCCGAAACCGACGACACCACCCCCTACGAATTCCCCGGCTCAAAGAAATTCCACGAAGCCGCCGAACGCGCCCTCGATCACTACCTCAAACCCAACGCACTCACCCTGCGCTTCCACAAACCCAGCACCATGTTCCAGGTCGCACCGGAACAGGACAGCGAAAGCCTGCTGGTTCACGCCTGCGAATCACTGGCACAGGCCAGCCTCATGACCAGCGACATCGCCGCCTACATCGACCTGCCGCAACGACGGACGATTCTGGCGATTCAGCAGATCATCATGCTTGCCGAACTGGCGGTGAATCGGGTGCTGGATAACCACGAAATACCGCAATCCCCTTCACACAGCTAA
- a CDS encoding LysR family transcriptional regulator, with protein MDTLQNMRAFSCVAEAGSFTAAAVQLDTTTANVSRAVSNLEAHLQTRLLNRTTRRIALTEAGKRYLLRCEQILAYVEEAEAEASDAHARPAGQLKVHTMTGIGQHFVIDAIARYRKTHPDVTFDLTLANRVPDLLDEGYDVSIVLASELPDSGFVSQRLGITYSIVCASPAYVKANGAAQKPSDLLNHACLRLVSPVIPLEKWAFDGPEGQEMVTINSSPFLVNSADAMKTAITSGMGVGVLPVYAAIEGLRNGTLVRVMPNYRSQELNLYAIYPSRQYLDAKIKTWVEYLRGSLPEILAAHQAELAAYELSGSLAGARVAN; from the coding sequence ATGGACACTTTGCAAAACATGCGCGCCTTCAGTTGTGTCGCCGAAGCCGGCAGCTTCACCGCCGCCGCCGTGCAACTCGACACCACCACCGCCAACGTTTCGCGCGCGGTCTCCAACCTGGAAGCCCACCTGCAAACCCGCTTGCTCAACCGCACCACGCGGCGCATTGCCCTCACCGAAGCGGGCAAACGCTACCTGCTGCGCTGCGAACAGATCCTCGCCTACGTCGAAGAGGCCGAAGCCGAAGCCAGCGACGCCCACGCGCGCCCGGCCGGACAATTGAAAGTGCACACCATGACCGGCATCGGCCAGCACTTCGTCATCGACGCCATCGCCCGCTACCGCAAGACTCACCCCGACGTCACCTTCGACCTGACCCTGGCCAACCGCGTACCGGACCTGCTCGACGAGGGCTACGACGTGTCCATCGTGCTCGCCAGCGAACTGCCGGATTCCGGCTTCGTCTCGCAACGCCTTGGCATCACCTACAGCATCGTCTGCGCCTCGCCGGCCTACGTGAAAGCCAACGGCGCCGCGCAAAAGCCCAGCGACCTGCTCAACCACGCCTGCCTGCGCCTGGTCAGCCCGGTAATCCCCCTGGAAAAATGGGCCTTCGACGGCCCGGAAGGCCAGGAAATGGTCACCATCAACAGCTCGCCGTTTCTGGTGAACTCCGCCGACGCGATGAAAACCGCGATCACCAGCGGCATGGGCGTGGGCGTGTTGCCGGTGTATGCGGCGATCGAAGGTTTGCGTAACGGCACGCTGGTGCGAGTGATGCCGAACTACCGCTCGCAAGAGCTGAACCTCTATGCGATCTACCCGTCGCGGCAATATCTGGATGCGAAGATCAAGACGTGGGTTGAGTATTTGCGTGGGTCGTTGCCGGAGATTCTTGCGGCGCATCAAGCCGAATTGGCCGCCTACGAGTTAAGTGGAAGCCTCGCCGGCGCGCGCGTCGCCAACTGA
- a CDS encoding efflux transporter outer membrane subunit, giving the protein MPRRINRALLPLSVLAFTLGLSGCISTEGIAPQGKALEANSLATDDAIAHAARDANWPTAQWWQAYGDPQLNRWIDLAVHGSPTMAMAAARVRQAKAMAGVAESAESLQINGESTLKRHNWPTDQFYGPGDLANTTTWDNNAALGFSYALDLWGRESNSSERAVDLAHMSAAEARLAQLELQNNIVRAYIELSLHYAQRDIVAATLKQQQQILDLAQKRLNGGIGTHFEVSQAETPLPETHRQIDALDEEIALSRNQLAALAGKGPGEGAQLQRPTLSLGAALKLPSALPAELLGQRPDVVASRWQVAAQARGIDVAHAGFYPNVDLVGSLGYMATGGGALEFLTGKKLNYNVGPAISLPIFDGGRLRAELGEASAGYDIAVAHYNQTLVNALKNISDQLIRRESMDKQQGFAAESVATAQKTYDIAMIAYQRGLTDYLNVLNAQTLLFKQQQVQQQVQAARLSAHAELVTALGGGLGAGNDVPTAEKTQAPKIPTLLH; this is encoded by the coding sequence GTGCCGCGTCGCATCAACAGAGCGCTTTTGCCGCTCAGTGTTCTGGCTTTTACTCTGGGTCTCAGCGGCTGCATCTCAACCGAAGGAATTGCCCCGCAAGGCAAGGCGTTGGAGGCCAATTCACTGGCCACCGACGACGCCATCGCCCACGCCGCCCGTGACGCCAACTGGCCCACCGCGCAATGGTGGCAAGCCTACGGCGACCCGCAACTCAATCGCTGGATCGACCTCGCTGTGCACGGCAGCCCGACTATGGCCATGGCCGCTGCGCGGGTGCGTCAGGCCAAAGCCATGGCCGGTGTCGCCGAGTCCGCCGAGTCGTTGCAGATCAATGGCGAGTCGACCCTCAAACGCCACAACTGGCCGACCGATCAGTTCTACGGCCCGGGCGATCTGGCCAACACCACCACTTGGGACAACAACGCCGCGTTGGGTTTCAGCTACGCCCTCGACCTCTGGGGTCGCGAAAGCAATAGCAGCGAGCGAGCGGTGGATCTGGCGCACATGAGCGCCGCCGAGGCGCGATTGGCGCAGCTGGAATTGCAGAACAACATCGTCCGCGCCTACATCGAACTGTCGCTGCATTACGCCCAGCGCGACATCGTTGCCGCAACGCTCAAACAGCAACAGCAGATTCTCGATCTGGCGCAGAAGCGTCTGAACGGCGGGATCGGCACGCATTTCGAAGTCAGTCAGGCCGAAACACCGCTGCCGGAAACCCATCGACAAATCGATGCACTGGACGAAGAAATTGCCCTGAGCCGCAATCAACTTGCAGCGCTGGCGGGTAAAGGGCCGGGGGAGGGGGCGCAGTTGCAGCGTCCGACCCTGTCGCTCGGTGCTGCGCTGAAACTGCCGTCTGCCTTGCCCGCCGAGTTGCTCGGTCAGCGGCCGGACGTGGTCGCCAGTCGCTGGCAAGTCGCCGCACAGGCGCGCGGCATCGATGTCGCGCACGCCGGGTTTTACCCCAACGTCGATCTGGTCGGCAGCCTCGGCTACATGGCGACCGGTGGTGGCGCGCTGGAGTTTTTGACCGGCAAGAAACTCAACTACAACGTCGGCCCGGCGATCTCTTTGCCGATCTTCGACGGTGGCCGACTGCGTGCCGAACTCGGTGAAGCCTCCGCCGGTTACGACATCGCCGTCGCGCATTACAACCAGACGCTGGTCAATGCGCTGAAGAATATTTCCGACCAGTTGATCCGCCGTGAGTCGATGGACAAGCAGCAAGGTTTTGCCGCCGAGTCGGTGGCCACGGCGCAGAAGACCTACGACATCGCGATGATCGCTTATCAACGCGGCCTCACCGATTACCTCAACGTGCTCAATGCGCAGACGTTGCTGTTCAAGCAGCAGCAGGTGCAGCAGCAGGTGCAGGCGGCGCGGTTGAGTGCGCATGCCGAGTTGGTGACTGCGCTGGGTGGTGGCCTCGGCGCCGGCAATGACGTACCGACGGCCGAGAAAACCCAAGCGCCGAAAATCCCGACGCTCCTGCATTGA
- a CDS encoding FUSC family protein translates to MTPLPAPLRWLYSLEWRRGFFDWARSDGVTWVYIFKVLIAAFLTLWLAMRLELPQPRTAMITVFIVMQPQSGQVFAKSFYRFLGTLAGSAMMVTLIALFAQNTELFLGSLAIWVGICSAGAARCRNFRAYGFVLAGYTAAMVGLPALAHPDGAFMAAVWRVLEISLGILCSTLISAAILPQTASAAMRNALYQRFGVFALFVTDGLRGRSKAESFEASNVRFIAEAVGLEGLRSVTVFEDPHMRRRNGRLSRLNSEFMGITTRFNALHQLLERLRGNGEEHVVAAIRPGLQDLAEVLDGFSGRALTSPDAGRLATALASYKEGLPARVRSLRAIFQESEPSDAEQLDFHTAYELLYRFVDDLHSYAQTHASLADHRHERERWDEPFTPQTNWWAAAASGIRASFILVVLGSYWVATAWPSGATMTLIAAATVGLSAATPNPKRMAFQMACGTFLGALIGFVEMFFIFPWIDGFPLLCVMLAPVIVFGSFLTSRPQYAGVGLGLLIFFSTGSVPDNLTIYNPYTFINDYIAMVMGMLVCAAAGAIILPPNSRWLWKRLEQDLRGQVVYAISGKLKGLASSFESRTRDLLHQAYGLAAGQPKVQKNLLRWMFVVLEVGHAIIELRKEQAILPVHPAYAESQPWRQAIRVMGRALVRLFLQPNSSNLERALVAVDHAISRVAATDEPFAPHFDTSALRRVKSYLHFIRTSLLDPQSPLAAYAIAKPEGLAHAS, encoded by the coding sequence ATGACTCCCTTGCCCGCACCCCTGCGCTGGCTCTACTCCCTGGAATGGCGCCGTGGTTTCTTTGACTGGGCGCGCAGCGATGGCGTGACTTGGGTCTATATCTTCAAGGTGTTGATCGCCGCATTCCTCACGCTGTGGCTGGCCATGCGCCTGGAATTACCGCAACCGCGCACGGCGATGATCACCGTGTTCATCGTCATGCAGCCGCAGAGCGGCCAGGTGTTCGCCAAGAGTTTCTATCGCTTCCTCGGCACGCTGGCCGGGTCGGCGATGATGGTCACGCTGATTGCGTTATTCGCGCAGAACACCGAACTCTTTCTCGGCTCGCTGGCGATCTGGGTCGGCATCTGCTCGGCCGGTGCCGCACGTTGTCGCAACTTCCGCGCCTACGGTTTTGTCCTCGCCGGCTACACCGCGGCGATGGTCGGCTTGCCCGCGCTGGCGCATCCGGACGGCGCGTTCATGGCGGCAGTGTGGCGAGTACTGGAGATCTCGCTGGGGATTCTTTGCTCGACCCTGATCAGCGCCGCGATCCTGCCGCAAACTGCCAGCGCGGCCATGCGCAACGCCTTGTATCAGCGCTTCGGTGTGTTCGCATTGTTCGTGACCGATGGTCTGCGCGGGCGCAGCAAAGCCGAGTCTTTCGAGGCGAGCAACGTGCGTTTCATTGCCGAAGCGGTGGGCCTTGAAGGCTTGCGCAGCGTGACCGTGTTTGAAGACCCGCACATGCGTCGGCGCAACGGTCGCTTGAGCCGCTTGAACAGCGAGTTCATGGGCATCACTACGCGGTTCAACGCTTTGCATCAGTTGCTTGAACGCTTGCGCGGCAACGGCGAAGAACACGTTGTCGCAGCGATCAGGCCGGGCCTGCAGGATCTCGCCGAAGTGCTCGACGGCTTCAGTGGTCGCGCCCTGACCAGCCCCGATGCCGGCCGTTTGGCGACTGCGCTGGCGAGCTACAAGGAAGGCCTGCCGGCACGCGTGCGCAGCCTGCGCGCTATCTTCCAGGAGAGCGAGCCGAGCGACGCTGAGCAACTGGATTTCCACACCGCCTACGAATTGCTCTATCGCTTTGTGGATGATCTGCACAGTTATGCACAGACCCACGCATCCTTGGCTGATCACCGCCACGAACGCGAGCGCTGGGACGAGCCGTTCACCCCGCAAACCAACTGGTGGGCAGCGGCTGCGTCGGGCATTCGCGCCTCGTTCATTCTGGTTGTGCTGGGCAGTTACTGGGTCGCGACAGCGTGGCCAAGCGGCGCGACGATGACGCTGATTGCCGCCGCTACCGTGGGCCTCTCCGCCGCCACGCCAAACCCGAAACGCATGGCATTCCAGATGGCCTGCGGCACTTTTCTCGGGGCTCTGATCGGCTTCGTCGAAATGTTTTTCATATTCCCGTGGATCGATGGTTTTCCGTTGCTGTGCGTGATGCTCGCACCAGTGATCGTGTTTGGTTCGTTTCTCACTTCGCGGCCGCAATACGCCGGTGTCGGCCTCGGGTTGCTGATCTTCTTCAGCACCGGTTCGGTGCCGGACAACCTGACCATCTACAACCCTTACACCTTTATCAACGACTACATCGCCATGGTCATGGGCATGCTGGTCTGCGCTGCTGCGGGGGCAATTATTCTGCCGCCGAACAGCCGCTGGTTGTGGAAACGTCTGGAGCAGGACCTGCGCGGCCAGGTGGTCTACGCGATCAGCGGCAAACTGAAAGGCTTGGCGTCGAGTTTCGAGAGCCGTACCCGCGATCTGCTGCATCAGGCCTACGGGCTCGCGGCCGGGCAGCCGAAGGTGCAGAAGAACCTGCTGCGCTGGATGTTCGTGGTCCTCGAAGTCGGCCACGCGATCATCGAGTTGCGCAAGGAACAGGCGATCTTGCCGGTGCACCCGGCCTATGCCGAATCGCAGCCGTGGCGTCAGGCAATTCGCGTGATGGGCCGTGCACTGGTGCGCCTGTTTTTGCAGCCGAACTCCAGCAATCTCGAACGCGCATTGGTCGCCGTCGACCACGCAATCAGCCGTGTCGCGGCGACCGATGAGCCATTCGCGCCGCACTTCGATACCTCGGCGTTGCGTCGGGTGAAGAGCTATCTGCACTTCATCCGCACCTCGCTGCTCGACCCGCAATCACCGCTTGCTGCCTACGCCATCGCCAAGCCCGAAGGACTTGCCCATGCCTCGTGA
- a CDS encoding DUF1656 domain-containing protein → MPREIAFHGVYMPTMTLMFFIAAALAWAVDRFLSGFDLYRFFWHPALLRLSLFTCLFGAMALTVYR, encoded by the coding sequence ATGCCTCGTGAAATCGCCTTCCACGGCGTGTACATGCCGACCATGACCCTGATGTTTTTCATCGCTGCGGCACTGGCCTGGGCGGTGGACCGGTTCTTGTCCGGGTTCGATCTGTACCGCTTTTTCTGGCACCCGGCGCTGCTGCGTCTGAGTCTGTTTACCTGTCTGTTCGGCGCCATGGCGCTGACTGTCTACCGTTGA
- a CDS encoding HlyD family secretion protein: MKKFFSLLATLLVLALALWIGRTLWEHYMNTPWTRDGRVRADIINVAADVTGEVIDVPVRDNQLVKKGDLLMQIDPEHYRIAVKQAQSLVASRKSTWEMRKVNAHRRADLDNLVISKENRDDASNIADAALADYQHAQAQLEAAELNLKRTEVRAAVDGYVTNLNVHRGDYARIGEAKMAVVDMNSFWVYGFFEETKLPHVKVGDKADMQLMSGEVLKGHVESISRGIYDRDNPESRELIADVNPTFNWVRLAQRVPVRIHIDEVPEGVLLAAGITCTVVVKQDDIE, from the coding sequence ATGAAAAAGTTTTTCAGCCTGCTCGCGACCCTGCTGGTGCTGGCCCTGGCGCTGTGGATCGGCCGCACGTTGTGGGAGCATTACATGAACACACCATGGACCCGCGACGGCCGCGTTCGCGCCGACATCATCAACGTCGCCGCCGACGTCACCGGCGAAGTGATCGACGTGCCGGTGCGCGACAACCAATTGGTGAAGAAGGGCGATTTGCTCATGCAGATCGACCCCGAGCACTACCGCATCGCGGTCAAGCAGGCGCAGTCGCTGGTCGCCTCGCGCAAGTCGACGTGGGAGATGCGCAAGGTCAACGCCCATCGCCGCGCGGACCTCGACAACCTGGTGATCTCCAAGGAGAACCGCGACGACGCCAGCAACATCGCCGACGCCGCGCTGGCCGATTACCAACACGCCCAAGCGCAACTGGAAGCGGCCGAACTCAACCTCAAACGCACCGAAGTGCGCGCGGCGGTCGACGGTTATGTGACCAACCTCAATGTGCATCGCGGTGACTACGCGCGCATCGGCGAGGCGAAAATGGCCGTGGTCGACATGAACTCGTTCTGGGTTTACGGCTTCTTCGAAGAGACCAAACTGCCCCACGTGAAAGTCGGCGACAAGGCCGACATGCAGTTGATGAGCGGCGAAGTGCTCAAGGGGCATGTGGAAAGCATTTCTCGCGGCATCTACGACCGCGACAACCCAGAGAGTCGCGAGTTGATCGCCGATGTGAACCCGACGTTCAACTGGGTGCGGTTGGCGCAGCGAGTGCCGGTGCGGATTCACATTGATGAAGTGCCGGAGGGTGTTTTGTTGGCGGCGGGGATTACTTGTACGGTCGTCGTAAAGCAGGACGACATCGAATAA
- a CDS encoding sel1 repeat family protein has translation MKLLHVLPLALLTLLAGCATKEPSLNDTLPKLTLQNVLPVVTANEHCNAQMDSDILYGVGYQLYENGEYKDAKTCMVMAAPKHTRAFCYLSMTTRYDSTLSAEQRNTEAFNYMAYAAMQNDWCAEYGMYESYKFGKVGAKKDVALATRWLERSSLHGYAESQQILIEQYEEQGNLSAAYAWTRIMANAEDTTAGDDLKAKMNAAQIAEGDKLYSKLLTQVTSKKALTEEAREEDVGRYSADIYQNYPDTFKGMSSVERYDYVKQTMLTAIKQPFTKSRGDVMSYIVINRAAQLKLPDANIANDKRIVSLMEDQELSVDETIESGLRVVSKFY, from the coding sequence TTGAAACTCCTCCACGTATTGCCACTGGCACTGCTCACCTTGCTGGCTGGCTGCGCAACCAAAGAACCGTCCCTCAATGACACACTGCCCAAACTGACCCTGCAAAACGTGCTACCGGTCGTTACCGCCAACGAGCACTGCAATGCGCAGATGGACAGCGATATTCTGTATGGCGTGGGCTACCAGTTATACGAAAACGGCGAGTACAAGGATGCCAAAACCTGCATGGTCATGGCCGCCCCAAAGCACACTCGCGCGTTCTGCTACCTGTCGATGACTACCCGTTACGACAGCACCCTGAGCGCCGAACAACGTAACACTGAAGCCTTCAACTACATGGCTTATGCGGCGATGCAGAACGACTGGTGTGCTGAGTACGGTATGTACGAGAGCTACAAATTCGGCAAAGTCGGGGCCAAGAAAGATGTTGCGCTCGCCACTCGTTGGCTCGAGCGCTCCTCGCTGCACGGCTATGCCGAATCCCAGCAGATATTGATCGAGCAATATGAGGAGCAGGGTAATCTGAGCGCCGCCTACGCTTGGACCAGAATCATGGCCAATGCCGAAGACACCACGGCCGGCGATGACCTGAAGGCCAAGATGAACGCCGCTCAGATCGCAGAAGGCGACAAGCTCTACAGCAAGCTCCTCACCCAGGTCACCAGCAAGAAAGCATTGACCGAAGAAGCGCGCGAAGAAGACGTCGGCCGATACTCCGCCGATATCTATCAGAACTATCCGGATACCTTCAAAGGAATGTCGTCAGTCGAGCGTTACGACTATGTGAAGCAAACCATGTTGACGGCTATCAAACAGCCGTTCACCAAAAGCCGTGGCGACGTAATGAGCTACATCGTGATCAATCGCGCCGCTCAACTGAAATTACCTGACGCGAACATCGCGAATGACAAGCGAATCGTCTCGCTAATGGAAGATCAAGAGCTGTCGGTCGACGAAACCATCGAGTCCGGATTACGGGTGGTCAGCAAGTTCTACTGA